The genomic DNA TATTACTGGAGAGTTGACATGATTGGTCGTTTTGGCATTGAAAGTACCAGGTTTAGTATCATTATCCTCATCAATGGTAATCTGAAGAGTATCTTGtctttttacttttttcttgttgccTGTCAATATGTCAGATAAAGACACGTGTCTTTTCATTGGGAAAACCTTCTCTGGATCTAACAGTCCAATGCTACAGTGGCATGCAACCCAGCTTAAAGAAGTCGAACAGTCTAACTGTGTAAAATATGTACCTTTAATAGCCGGCTAACATTATAGTAAACTAAGTTATCATCGCTAGCATTACGCGTTTAGgcgtttgaaaaaaaagagaaatagaaaaagaaaaaaaaaagagtacTTATACTTTGTTTGCCTTGAGACAATATTTACTATACAAATGGAGAAAAGCCACAGGTTGTGTTCAGTAACGTTCTTTTAATCTAGATGCAACGGTACGCAAGTTCCCGTAAACTTTGCCTGGTGGGGAACCTAAAATTAAACTGACTACAAATTCTCTTGCCATTCTTATATGGGTGAACCCGCCCAAGATGTGGATTTTGGAGTCGGCCAAGAcaattcttgttcttgtggCATTCTCAATAGCGAACTTCGTCTTACCGTCTTTACCAGCAATACGACCAATGGCCCTCGACAGATGGTCTCCTGTTAGTGTCTTGACATCTTTGACTTCAAAAGTCTCGATATATAAGTCATCCAGTCTTAGTAGCGCAATGGAATCATCGAGATCAAACCCTAAAGCAAAGGCCTTGATGAAATCGGCACCTTTTTGCAAGGCACCGGGGTCTGTGGTAAATTTTGGGTTTGTTCTCAGTTCCACCGATTTGGTTTTCAAGTTCATTCTGACTTGCAGCTTCAAGTGTTCTACCAATGGAGGATAAATCTTGGTCCAGTTATTTCTTAATGGAGTCAGTCTGTGTGGTGGGACCATAATTTTTCTCGATTCAAATTTTATCTTGTTACCTTGTGTTTTGGTAGCTGAAGTGAAACGAGGCTTCCCCTGGTCATCAACCACTACGGTTTTGGATTCCCTCACTTTCTCACTTTCATCTTCGCCATTTCCCTCATCTTTTGTTGTGTTATCGCTGACATCCTCCAATAGAacgtcatcgtcatcgtcttcttcaatgcTTTCAGTATTATTTATTCCTATAATTCTGCTTTTGCTGCTGTCTTCCCCGTTAACACTCACTATGTTATCCTTCTTTAAAGCAGTAGGTGCAACCATCTTGTAGTCTATTCTCTGTTCAAActtatttttcctttcaaGTTGAAGCtaatctatttttttttaatactACTTATCACTACAGCTACTATTCCTTTTCTAGTGATGATCATCGGAATTacaataaaatttttttttttttttttttcaaaatctacATTTTCCGTGGTAGGTGATATTCGTAAACTTTTTACTCTTTACcctatatttttttaacttcaaagtttcaaaacCCTKTAATTTCTAATTCKTACCCTTKTCAACTATTTAGGTTTTGTAAAATCGTGAGAAGGCATATATAGGTTTTTTCttcggttttttttttcctctcgTTATTGGCTCTAATCATTCCTTAATTGTGTGATTAATTCTAGTGTGATGTAAAAGTATATATGGATCCGTATAAGGGAGTCCCAATAAGGAAGAAGATTCGTATATATAATCAGGTGGTGGGAGGCATAAACAATTCATGTTAGCCACACATTCACAGACCCCTATAATAAGGCGGTCCTTGCTTTCAATTACAAGTCATCTCGTAAGACATCATATTCGCGCTTACACCGTCGTTAACCATGGAAATTTCCGGTCTTTGGTACCACCTCGTAAGAGTTCGTTGCCCGTGAGGTGTTTGATGGCTCAACGGTTCATGCGGTCATTTCCGACAAATGATAAGTTCATGGCCAAGGCTTCCAATATCGAAACCATTCTGCTaaggaaaaataatgaGCGAGAGTTTAAGCAAACACTTTTGGCAGATGCCAGGAATTTTCAACAGAGGTTCAAGATCAACTTAAAGTGGATCCttataaaaaacaacaggCCGTTTTCCCTTAACGAAATAAGCATTATCGTATCGTGGCTGCTTTTATCGCAGGTGTTGTGGCTCATACTGAGCACTACAACTTTTATTTCGTTCTATCTATTCGTTATGAACTCCGCGTTCAGTCAGGAATATAtccatgaaaaaaaaatttatgaGTCGCTGTTGAAATTTCTGTTGAAGGGCCATAACCGCTCCGATGGAGGTTTGCAGATTAGTTTTTCAGATGACAAGCCGTCAACTGTTGCTTTGTCTCCAGATTGGGAGTCAAActcaataacaataaaaaagctAAACGTTAAGGATGAAGGCCTGGATATGGACTTAAAGTTTCATCACATTAACTTGACTGTTTCTCTGAAAAACTGGCTATTCGGTAAGGGTATGATATCGAATGCTTCCATCTACGGTATTAGAGGGACCTTGAATCTGTCAAATTTTATTAACCTAATAAACTCTTTTCAGGACGATCGTAAGACAGAAAATTTcttaaaatcttcaaacaaTATTGAAATAACGGACTCAGAGATTCTTTTAAAACAATCTCGTAGTAGCCCAGAGACGCCAATGTTAAAATTTGCCATTTATAATCTATCTTTACCACGATTAAGGTTAAACCATTTTATCTCAGATGTTTTGAGCGCCAAGACATTCTCTGGTTCAGTAAAcaattctcttttcaatttatttAAGAGACAACAAAAGTTAACAGCAgttattgaaaatagtAACAAAAGTAAGATGGTAACATCAAAATTCGATTttactaataataatcacGAAAATGACGAAAAGGTAACTCACCAGGATGATCCTAACTACATAACGACGTTAAGATTAAACTTTATTAACGTCAATGACTTGAAATTCAACGGTAGCAGTAAATTCAACTGGTTAAAAGACGGGCAAGTGGAAATTTTGGCCGATATAATGCTAACGAACTCCACCTCCCAACTATCATCAGAATCCAAATATGCTGTAGTGGATTTAAAGGTCACTTGTAAGGATCTGAAAACAACTTTTCCTCAAGAGCCACCAATGTTATCAACGGGTGACAGCATTGTTTCGCTGGATGAATTGAAACCTCTTATAATGTATATCAATTCATATGAAGGAATGGTTAATCCAATATTGAAAGATTTCGCCGAAAACGAActgctgaaaaattccataGTCTGGAGCTCTCCCAATGTCTCGATCAATaggcaaagaaaatcataTCCTTTAACTACAAAGGTAACTTCTAATTCCACCAAAGAAATCATTAAGTTCCATAATCAGCCCAATTCGGATGCCAATGAAATAGTGTTGCGCTGTAAGATGGTTAAAAACCTTTCCGATTTGCAACTGGTTAATATCAATCAAATATTAGACCAAATCACCATGGAATTATATGTTGATTTGACCAAAATAGTCGATGATTGGGAATTTAGAAACAAAAACGACTGGATGAAACAATGGGGTACCACCTTTGCATCACAACTACTGTTATTTGGATTTGGCGCTATGGTTTAATCATTCCGCAGCACATTTTACCAGACTCTCTCTTGCATATCAATAATACACaacaccaaaaaaagaaaaaaaaaagtagcTAATACTAGAAATGCCCATTCAAAAACATGCATGAAATATACTATGTATATATTAAGTACTTTAAATTATATATTCAAGCCTTATCATGGCTCaggttctttttttttattgctATCGACCTTTATGCCCGTCACTTTGTCGATTTTCACGACAGGCATAAATAAATCTTCCTCCACGTTTATTTCCTTATTTAATTTTGCACCAATTCCTAATCCGTCAGGGTGTGTTTGCAAAACGTTTGAAacattgttttttttactttgttcctttcccttttttgCGTTTTTCTCGGAATCACTTTCCCATCCCATGCCTCGAAGCAATGCATCTCCAAACTCTTCAATAGGTACCTCActatattctttttcagtgacatat from Saccharomyces eubayanus strain FM1318 chromosome VIII, whole genome shotgun sequence includes the following:
- the PNO1 gene encoding Pno1p; this encodes MVAPTALKKDNIVSVNGEDSSKSRIIGINNTESIEEDDDDDVLLEDVSDNTTKDEGNGEDESEKVRESKTVVVDDQGKPRFTSATKTQGNKIKFESRKIMVPPHRLTPLRNNWTKIYPPLVEHLKLQVRMNLKTKSVELRTNPKFTTDPGALQKGADFIKAFALGFDLDDSIALLRLDDLYIETFEVKDVKTLTGDHLSRAIGRIAGKDGKTKFAIENATRTRIVLADSKIHILGGFTHIRMAREFVVSLILGSPPGKVYGNLRTVASRLKERY
- the MDM32 gene encoding Mdm32p, with amino-acid sequence MLATHSQTPIIRRSLLSITSHLVRHHIRAYTVVNHGNFRSLVPPRKSSLPVRCLMAQRFMRSFPTNDKFMAKASNIETILLRKNNEREFKQTLLADARNFQQRFKINLKWILIKNNRPFSLNEISIIVSWLLLSQVLWLILSTTTFISFYLFVMNSAFSQEYIHEKKIYESLLKFLLKGHNRSDGGLQISFSDDKPSTVALSPDWESNSITIKKLNVKDEGLDMDLKFHHINLTVSLKNWLFGKGMISNASIYGIRGTLNLSNFINLINSFQDDRKTENFLKSSNNIEITDSEILLKQSRSSPETPMLKFAIYNLSLPRLRLNHFISDVLSAKTFSGSVNNSLFNLFKRQQKLTAVIENSNKSKMVTSKFDFTNNNHENDEKVTHQDDPNYITTLRLNFINVNDLKFNGSSKFNWLKDGQVEILADIMLTNSTSQLSSESKYAVVDLKVTCKDLKTTFPQEPPMLSTGDSIVSLDELKPLIMYINSYEGMVNPILKDFAENELLKNSIVWSSPNVSINRQRKSYPLTTKVTSNSTKEIIKFHNQPNSDANEIVLRCKMVKNLSDLQLVNINQILDQITMELYVDLTKIVDDWEFRNKNDWMKQWGTTFASQLLLFGFGAMV
- the SPP2 gene encoding spliceosome ATPase-activating subunit SPP2, translated to MNKISLKLGNKNLKKNVSKKTKKKNSLQNTNLFNLDNAEITNLPRKSQNKIKIESIDKFDLDGGLPSKKKLVIKLEETANDQNNNLEEYVTEKEYSEVPIEEFGDALLRGMGWESDSEKNAKKGKEQSKKNNVSNVLQTHPDGLGIGAKLNKEINVEEDLFMPVVKIDKVTGIKVDSNKKKEPEP